In Thiospirochaeta perfilievii, a single window of DNA contains:
- a CDS encoding LacI family DNA-binding transcriptional regulator yields MRVTIKEVAKEANVSLSTVSRVLHNSSKITDETKKRVNDAIKKLGYHPNYIASSLAGKPTKTIGIVLPNDSDELFKNTFFINAMRGISIYAQKRGYFLMYSFSKDDEEEVKFIEKYIRSGWVSGVVLLNSFENDKCIEYLEEHSFPFVIIGTPNRPKSINWVDNDNRQAMKDVVLSLVKKGKKSIAFIGGHKKMKVTKDRYLGYQEALEESGLKIKKNSNFFFDSFTEENGKKAMRNLLSTNDVDAVVTTDDLFSFGVLDVLKENKRLDIMVTGFNNTPRSTFISPTLTTVEINADELGEKAARLLIENLENKDLEKQGLLVSSSLIERESTKNEL; encoded by the coding sequence ATGCGTGTTACTATAAAAGAAGTAGCTAAAGAGGCTAATGTCTCTCTATCTACAGTTTCTAGAGTTTTACATAATAGCTCTAAAATTACAGATGAGACAAAAAAGAGGGTCAATGATGCCATAAAAAAGCTTGGTTATCATCCAAACTATATCGCAAGCTCCTTGGCAGGAAAACCTACAAAAACAATAGGGATTGTTCTACCAAATGACTCTGATGAGCTTTTCAAAAATACGTTCTTTATTAATGCCATGAGGGGTATTAGTATATATGCCCAGAAAAGAGGTTACTTTCTTATGTACTCATTCTCTAAGGATGATGAAGAAGAGGTTAAATTTATTGAGAAGTATATTAGGAGTGGCTGGGTATCAGGAGTGGTTCTACTTAACTCCTTTGAAAATGATAAATGTATTGAATACCTAGAAGAACACAGTTTCCCATTTGTTATTATAGGTACGCCTAATAGACCAAAATCTATTAACTGGGTTGATAATGATAACAGACAGGCTATGAAAGATGTCGTCCTATCCTTAGTAAAAAAAGGTAAAAAGAGTATCGCATTTATTGGTGGGCATAAGAAGATGAAGGTAACAAAGGACCGATATTTAGGTTATCAAGAGGCCCTAGAGGAGAGTGGGCTTAAAATTAAAAAAAATAGTAACTTCTTTTTTGATAGTTTTACAGAAGAAAATGGAAAAAAAGCAATGAGAAATCTCCTCTCTACTAATGATGTAGACGCTGTAGTTACTACAGATGACCTATTTTCATTTGGCGTTCTTGATGTACTAAAAGAGAATAAAAGGTTGGATATTATGGTAACCGGTTTTAATAACACTCCTAGATCTACCTTTATTTCACCTACACTTACAACTGTAGAGATAAATGCTGATGAACTAGGTGAGAAAGCAGCACGTCTTTTAATTGAAAATTTAGAAAATAAGGATCTAGAAAAACAAGGTCTACTTGTTAGTAGTAGTTTAATTGAGAGGGAGTCTACAAAAAATGAATTATAA
- a CDS encoding ATP-binding protein gives MKLQAKIILTVIIITITVNFLFQYNFIRIQKRDSLLELSSKIEKTNNLLSKINSGPMFYYDTSLIETNILSFLKDPEIKSIRVIESSGEIDLFYENKDISSDEVIEVGTDVYYGGDKIGRIVTIYSKDIINSKIANFIKTILFSLVAGTLLLSIILLIIIRQIIRPIIELTDLSFEISNGNLDKEIHIHSRDEIGTLSRSFMKMRDSIKEKIQSLYIENEERKRAEIALTYKTDELANANRELKAHRIHLEELVQQRTSELQESLDRLGKTKDQLVQSEKMASLGDLVAGVAHEINTPIGIGVTAASHLENETARFSKKYKSGEMSKSMFESYVDLASESSRMILSNLLRAANLIKSFKKVAVDQSSEEKRSFNLKEYIDEILLSIHSKFKHTNVNISVESLEEVIMDSYPGALSQIVTNLVMNSLQHGFENMEKGSITINILKNGEYSEIIYSDTGIGIDKEIQKRIFDPFFTTKRGQGGSGLGMNIVYNLVTQTLKGSIICESELGQGTTFKIRLPLIIE, from the coding sequence TTGAAGCTTCAAGCTAAAATTATTTTGACTGTAATAATTATAACTATAACTGTTAACTTCTTATTTCAATATAATTTTATTAGAATACAGAAAAGAGATTCACTTTTAGAGCTTTCTTCAAAAATAGAAAAAACAAATAACTTATTAAGTAAAATAAACTCAGGGCCAATGTTCTATTATGATACCAGTTTAATTGAGACAAACATCTTATCATTTTTAAAGGATCCTGAGATAAAATCTATTAGAGTTATAGAGTCTAGTGGAGAGATAGACCTTTTTTATGAAAATAAAGATATTAGTAGTGATGAGGTTATTGAAGTAGGTACTGACGTATATTATGGAGGAGATAAAATTGGTAGGATAGTGACCATATACTCTAAGGATATTATCAATAGTAAGATTGCGAATTTTATAAAGACAATACTCTTCTCGTTAGTAGCTGGTACATTACTATTATCAATAATACTTCTAATAATAATTCGTCAAATAATAAGACCAATAATTGAATTAACAGATTTATCATTTGAGATTAGTAATGGTAATCTTGATAAAGAGATACACATTCATAGTAGAGATGAGATAGGTACACTTTCAAGAAGTTTTATGAAGATGAGAGACTCTATAAAGGAGAAGATCCAGTCTCTATATATTGAAAATGAAGAGAGAAAACGGGCTGAAATTGCTTTAACTTACAAGACAGATGAGCTTGCCAATGCCAATCGTGAGCTTAAAGCCCATAGGATTCATTTAGAAGAGCTAGTTCAACAGAGGACATCGGAGTTGCAAGAGTCCCTAGATCGTTTAGGGAAAACAAAGGATCAGCTTGTACAGTCTGAAAAGATGGCATCCCTTGGGGACTTGGTAGCTGGAGTAGCTCATGAGATAAATACACCTATTGGTATAGGTGTAACAGCAGCCTCTCATCTTGAAAATGAGACTGCAAGGTTTTCAAAAAAATATAAATCTGGAGAGATGTCTAAGAGTATGTTTGAGTCCTACGTTGACTTAGCTAGTGAGAGTTCGAGGATGATCCTATCAAACCTTCTTCGGGCTGCAAACCTTATTAAGAGCTTTAAAAAAGTTGCTGTTGACCAGTCAAGTGAGGAGAAGAGAAGTTTTAACCTAAAAGAGTATATAGATGAGATTTTACTAAGTATTCACTCTAAGTTTAAACATACTAATGTAAATATTAGCGTTGAGTCCCTAGAGGAAGTTATAATGGATAGCTACCCTGGTGCACTATCCCAAATAGTCACAAACCTAGTTATGAACTCTCTTCAACACGGTTTTGAGAATATGGAGAAGGGATCTATAACTATAAATATTTTAAAAAATGGTGAATATTCAGAGATAATATATAGTGATACTGGTATTGGAATAGATAAGGAGATTCAAAAAAGAATTTTCGATCCTTTCTTTACTACTAAACGTGGCCAGGGTGGTAGTGGCCTTGGGATGAATATAGTATACAACCTGGTTACTCAGACCTTAAAAGGAAGCATTATATGCGAAAGTGAACTAGGACAGGGGACTACATTTAAGATAAGACTGCCCTTAATAATAGAATAG
- the ilvD gene encoding dihydroxy-acid dehydratase, giving the protein MKFEYRSSTTKNGRRMAGARSLWRASGMTENQMDKPVIAIANSFTQFVPGHVHLHQVGQDIKNIIEESGAFAAEFNTMAICDGIAMGHDGMLYSLPSRELIADTVEYMCNAHKVDALVCISNCDKITPGMAIAAMRLNIPTIFVSGGPMEAGKVDTMKLDLVDAMVMGADDSVSDETVDKVERSACPTCGSCSGMFTANSMNCLTEALGLSLPGNGTIVATHKNRKELFIKAAKRIVEMTKEYYIEGNVKVLPRSIATREAFKNAMSLDIAMGGSTNTVLHLLAIAASAKVDFTMDDMDKLSRKIPILSKVAPNKVPDGRVFHIEDCNRAGGILGILGELERGGLLDTTAYRADGLTLGEAINKYDIKRQTVCDDAIEIYKSAPGCVRSIVMGSQDVKFKELDTDRENGCTRDIENCFDTEGGLAVLFGNIALDGCIVKTAGVDESIYNFKGNAKVYHSQDAAVDAILADEIVEGDIVIITYEGPKGGPGMQEMLYPTSYLKSKHLGTKCALLTDGRFSGGTSGLSIGHASPEAAAGGNIGLVRDGDIIEISIPNRSINLIISDEELTKRRLEEEAFGEKAFTPRDRDRVVSDALKVYGMLAASADKGAMRVLK; this is encoded by the coding sequence ATGAAATTCGAATACAGAAGTTCCACAACAAAAAATGGAAGAAGAATGGCAGGAGCACGAAGTCTCTGGAGAGCATCAGGTATGACAGAAAATCAGATGGATAAACCTGTTATTGCTATTGCAAACTCATTTACCCAATTTGTTCCTGGACATGTACACCTACATCAGGTAGGACAGGATATTAAAAATATAATAGAAGAGAGCGGCGCATTTGCTGCAGAGTTTAATACTATGGCAATTTGTGATGGAATAGCCATGGGCCACGATGGGATGTTATACTCCTTACCCTCAAGGGAGTTAATTGCAGATACTGTAGAGTATATGTGTAATGCCCATAAAGTGGATGCACTAGTTTGTATCTCCAACTGTGATAAAATAACACCTGGAATGGCAATTGCCGCAATGAGGCTAAATATTCCTACTATTTTTGTATCTGGTGGACCAATGGAAGCGGGAAAAGTTGATACGATGAAACTAGACCTAGTAGATGCAATGGTAATGGGTGCAGATGACAGTGTTAGTGATGAAACAGTCGATAAAGTAGAGCGTTCAGCCTGCCCAACCTGTGGCTCATGTTCGGGGATGTTTACAGCAAACTCCATGAACTGCTTAACAGAAGCTTTAGGACTTTCTCTACCAGGAAATGGAACCATAGTAGCTACCCATAAAAATAGAAAGGAACTCTTTATTAAGGCTGCAAAACGAATTGTAGAGATGACAAAAGAGTATTATATAGAAGGAAATGTAAAAGTACTACCAAGATCAATTGCCACTAGAGAGGCCTTTAAAAATGCAATGAGCTTAGATATCGCTATGGGAGGTTCTACAAATACTGTACTTCACCTATTAGCAATTGCTGCATCTGCAAAAGTTGATTTTACAATGGATGACATGGATAAATTATCAAGAAAAATACCTATACTATCAAAGGTAGCCCCTAACAAAGTACCTGATGGTAGAGTTTTCCATATAGAAGATTGTAATAGAGCTGGAGGTATTTTAGGTATTTTAGGAGAACTGGAAAGAGGTGGACTACTAGATACAACAGCTTATAGAGCTGATGGTTTAACCCTAGGGGAAGCTATAAATAAGTATGACATTAAAAGACAGACTGTTTGTGATGATGCTATAGAAATATATAAATCAGCCCCAGGTTGTGTAAGATCCATTGTTATGGGAAGCCAAGATGTTAAATTTAAAGAACTTGATACAGATAGGGAGAATGGTTGTACAAGGGATATAGAAAACTGTTTTGATACCGAGGGTGGATTAGCAGTATTATTTGGAAACATAGCACTAGATGGTTGTATAGTAAAAACTGCAGGTGTAGATGAATCCATTTACAACTTTAAGGGCAACGCCAAGGTTTATCACTCCCAGGATGCGGCTGTTGATGCAATTTTAGCCGATGAGATTGTTGAGGGAGACATTGTAATTATCACCTATGAAGGACCTAAGGGAGGCCCTGGAATGCAGGAAATGTTATATCCTACATCATACCTAAAATCTAAGCACCTAGGGACAAAGTGTGCCCTATTAACTGATGGTAGATTTAGTGGAGGAACCTCAGGTCTCTCTATAGGTCATGCATCCCCAGAAGCTGCTGCAGGCGGAAATATAGGGCTAGTTAGAGATGGAGACATAATAGAGATAAGTATTCCTAATAGATCTATAAACCTAATAATATCCGATGAGGAGCTAACAAAGAGACGACTTGAAGAAGAAGCCTTTGGAGAAAAAGCATTTACACCAAGGGATAGGGATAGAGTTGTATCTGATGCCTTAAAAGTTTATGGAATGTTAGCAGCCTCTGCAGATAAAGGAGCAATGAGGGTTTTAAAGTAA
- a CDS encoding ABC transporter ATP-binding protein, which produces MIRWEMANLSFDNKKVFDNLNFDVNPGDKILINNKSGSGKTTLLKTALGLITLDSGLIFINNRKVLSSNINQIRRDIFYLDQDVNLPELDVNTLLNEIFSYKENRKKILDRDKLKTLLIEFSLSESIVDKNIKELSGGERQRIGLIIGLLLERPIWLLDEPTSALDKELKELVVNKILSLNITAIVVSHDSCWSRLETKELGGNR; this is translated from the coding sequence ATGATAAGATGGGAAATGGCTAATTTAAGCTTTGATAATAAAAAAGTTTTTGATAACTTAAACTTTGATGTAAATCCTGGTGATAAAATTTTAATAAATAACAAATCAGGAAGTGGGAAAACCACACTTTTAAAAACAGCTCTGGGTCTGATAACATTGGATTCAGGGCTTATTTTTATAAATAACAGAAAAGTGCTAAGTAGTAATATAAACCAGATAAGAAGGGATATATTCTATTTAGATCAAGATGTTAATCTACCTGAACTAGATGTTAATACTCTTCTAAATGAGATTTTTTCATATAAGGAGAACAGGAAAAAGATCCTAGATAGGGACAAACTTAAAACACTTCTAATAGAATTCTCCTTATCAGAATCAATAGTTGATAAAAATATAAAAGAACTCTCTGGGGGAGAGAGACAGAGGATAGGACTTATTATAGGGCTACTGTTAGAGAGACCTATCTGGTTATTAGATGAGCCAACATCAGCCCTAGATAAGGAATTGAAAGAGTTGGTTGTTAATAAAATTTTATCCTTAAATATAACTGCAATTGTTGTTTCCCATGATAGTTGCTGGAGTAGATTAGAAACAAAAGAGTTGGGAGGGAATAGATGA
- a CDS encoding ABC transporter permease produces MNPEIEISALLLMLLLLLPIIAINTVIQLKINKELMVSTVRMILQLIFVGVYLQFIFTLNHPFINLLYLLVMIIIASMHSIKSSSLKLRPLFLPILISVALPQLIILIIFNLLIAGVDNLFEAKFIIPVGGMLLGNCLNGNIIALNSFYEGIKDDEKRYNYTIVLGASHNQALLPYLRKSIKRAINPTLASMATIGLVSLPGMMTGQILAGALPITAIKYQIAIMLAIFSAKYFSIILSLTISRRRGFTPFNTLNKEIFLNR; encoded by the coding sequence ATGAATCCTGAGATTGAGATATCCGCACTTCTGCTAATGTTACTACTGCTTCTACCTATAATAGCCATTAATACTGTAATACAACTTAAAATAAATAAGGAACTAATGGTTTCAACAGTAAGAATGATATTACAACTAATTTTTGTAGGAGTTTATCTACAGTTTATATTTACACTAAATCACCCTTTTATTAATTTATTATACCTACTTGTAATGATTATAATAGCTTCAATGCACTCAATAAAATCAAGTAGTTTAAAATTAAGACCTCTATTTTTACCTATACTTATATCTGTTGCACTTCCTCAGCTAATAATCTTGATAATATTTAATCTATTAATTGCAGGAGTTGACAACCTCTTTGAAGCTAAGTTTATAATTCCAGTGGGAGGAATGTTATTAGGAAACTGTTTAAATGGAAATATAATTGCCTTAAATAGCTTTTATGAAGGGATAAAGGACGATGAAAAAAGATATAACTACACCATTGTTTTAGGTGCAAGTCATAACCAAGCCCTACTCCCCTACCTTAGAAAGAGTATCAAAAGGGCTATTAATCCCACCCTAGCCTCAATGGCTACCATAGGCCTAGTATCACTTCCAGGTATGATGACAGGTCAAATTCTTGCAGGAGCTCTACCTATTACTGCAATTAAATATCAGATTGCAATAATGTTAGCGATTTTTTCAGCAAAGTATTTTAGTATAATCCTCTCATTAACCATCTCTAGAAGACGGGGATTTACACCCTTTAACACATTAAACAAGGAGATATTTCTAAATAGATGA
- a CDS encoding response regulator, producing MTNDDELIFFKDEEEKKDETSNIKPWKILIVDDEADVHSLTKMVLTGYSFENRPLDITSVYSGVEAIEYLKKESDIAIILLDVVMETEDAGLRCVKSIREDLKNHESRIILRTGQPGQAPEQQVIVNYDINDYKAKTELTASKLFTAITASLRSYQYIQTINQNKIGLETIISASSFLFELQSFSLFAKGILKQLTSILSLDDDSLYINSSSLSAFKEPGTPNYSILAGTGNYAGHEREGINNVVSESVYKKLLNAANKQESIFNDNTYTGYFETKKGEHTLLFLQWQRPLTAMDKELIRVYALNVAAAFENISRNNDLAESQRKIITTLSQLIDEISRDNTNHVTNVTDISCFIAEELEIPEEEIYHIKMAAPMHDIGQISISQEILKKPGKLTEEEYEIMKLHTVKGYEIFKDSQDPVMITAKNISYQHHEKWDGTGYPRGLKGEQIHIYGRIVAIADVYDALTTKKQYREKWSHEKAVQYIEEERGKHFDPVLVDIFLKNHDKIRGIKDNTLS from the coding sequence GTGACAAATGATGACGAACTTATTTTTTTCAAGGACGAAGAAGAAAAAAAAGATGAAACTAGTAATATAAAACCATGGAAAATATTGATTGTTGATGACGAAGCAGATGTTCATTCCCTTACTAAAATGGTTCTAACAGGATACTCATTTGAAAATAGACCCTTAGATATAACTAGTGTCTACTCTGGTGTTGAAGCTATAGAGTATTTAAAAAAAGAGAGTGATATTGCAATAATCTTACTAGATGTTGTTATGGAGACAGAAGATGCAGGTTTAAGATGTGTAAAAAGTATAAGAGAAGACTTAAAGAACCACGAGAGTAGAATAATTTTAAGAACAGGCCAACCAGGACAGGCCCCTGAACAGCAAGTTATTGTAAACTATGATATAAATGATTATAAGGCAAAAACTGAGTTAACAGCATCAAAACTATTTACAGCGATAACAGCATCTTTAAGATCCTATCAATATATTCAAACTATCAACCAGAATAAAATAGGTCTAGAGACTATAATATCTGCCTCAAGTTTTTTATTTGAATTGCAATCCTTTAGTCTATTTGCCAAGGGGATTTTAAAACAATTAACCTCAATACTAAGCTTAGATGACGACTCCCTATATATAAATAGTTCTAGTTTAAGTGCTTTTAAAGAGCCAGGGACTCCTAACTATAGCATATTAGCTGGTACAGGAAACTATGCAGGCCACGAGAGAGAAGGGATAAATAACGTGGTTTCAGAGAGTGTATATAAAAAATTACTAAATGCTGCAAATAAGCAGGAGAGTATATTTAATGACAATACCTATACAGGTTATTTTGAAACCAAAAAAGGGGAACATACCCTTCTATTTTTACAGTGGCAGAGACCTTTAACAGCTATGGATAAGGAACTTATTAGAGTTTATGCTCTAAATGTTGCTGCAGCCTTTGAAAATATTTCTCGAAATAATGATTTAGCCGAGTCTCAAAGAAAAATAATAACAACTCTTAGTCAATTGATTGATGAGATATCCAGGGACAATACAAACCATGTAACTAATGTAACAGATATTTCATGTTTTATAGCAGAGGAGTTAGAAATACCAGAAGAAGAGATATATCATATAAAAATGGCTGCACCCATGCATGATATTGGGCAGATATCCATATCCCAAGAGATCCTAAAAAAACCTGGCAAATTAACAGAGGAAGAGTATGAAATAATGAAATTGCACACAGTTAAAGGGTATGAAATATTTAAGGATTCCCAGGATCCAGTTATGATTACTGCAAAAAATATCTCTTATCAGCACCACGAAAAATGGGATGGAACAGGTTATCCTAGGGGATTAAAGGGAGAGCAGATACATATCTATGGTAGAATTGTTGCTATTGCAGATGTTTATGATGCTTTAACAACAAAAAAACAGTATAGAGAGAAGTGGAGCCATGAAAAAGCAGTCCAATATATAGAAGAGGAGAGAGGAAAGCATTTTGATCCAGTATTAGTTGATATATTCTTAAAAAATCATGATAAGATAAGGGGTATTAAGGATAACACATTAAGCTAA
- the rpsD gene encoding 30S ribosomal protein S4: MARNSKAKGKIVRRLGVNIYGNSKYDKLLKKKPQGPGKERGARSRAKVSDFGKQQNEKQKIRFAYGMSEKQFYNSFLKAKAMPGLTGDNMMILLERRLDNVIFRLGMATTRSQARQMVSHGHIVFNGRRLNVPSAIVKEGDVISIKENDNSVKMVRENISKSGRPVPAWLSLEADTLKAKIERVPFRTDIDTIANEQVVVEFYSK; encoded by the coding sequence ATGGCAAGAAATTCCAAAGCAAAAGGTAAAATTGTCCGTCGATTAGGCGTCAACATTTACGGTAATAGTAAATACGATAAATTACTTAAGAAAAAACCTCAGGGTCCTGGAAAGGAAAGAGGTGCTAGATCAAGAGCTAAAGTTAGTGACTTTGGTAAGCAACAGAATGAGAAACAAAAAATTAGATTTGCATACGGTATGTCTGAAAAGCAATTCTACAACTCATTTTTAAAAGCTAAAGCGATGCCAGGTTTAACTGGTGATAACATGATGATCTTATTAGAAAGAAGATTAGACAATGTTATTTTCAGACTAGGTATGGCTACAACTAGAAGCCAAGCTAGACAGATGGTAAGTCATGGTCACATCGTTTTTAATGGTAGAAGATTAAATGTTCCTTCTGCAATTGTTAAAGAGGGTGATGTTATCTCTATAAAAGAGAATGACAACTCGGTTAAAATGGTTAGAGAGAATATCTCTAAATCCGGTAGACCAGTTCCTGCATGGTTATCTCTTGAAGCTGATACATTAAAAGCTAAAATTGAAAGAGTTCCATTTAGAACAGATATCGATACAATAGCTAATGAGCAGGTTGTTGTTGAGTTCTACTCTAAATAG
- a CDS encoding HAD family hydrolase → MFKAVIFDFDGTLVDSEWAYALADIEFVKAIGGDVSNIDHAEFVGGGVRYFVEYYMSKYEITDRSAEELIQLNDKIFLDIADNEITVFPKMLSLIKDLHKRGFPMAIASGSSQWILDTISEKTGVDRYIDKIYSSELVEYDKPEPDVYLHAAKKLGVKPEECLVFEDSATGFRSAIRAGMKCIWFDSLGNKNKDLEAKAFKYYPDGQESFDFKDIVNLLK, encoded by the coding sequence ATGTTTAAAGCTGTAATTTTCGATTTTGATGGAACATTAGTTGATAGTGAGTGGGCGTATGCATTGGCAGATATTGAGTTTGTTAAAGCTATAGGTGGAGATGTATCAAATATTGATCATGCAGAGTTCGTTGGTGGAGGCGTGCGATACTTTGTAGAGTACTATATGAGTAAATATGAAATTACCGATAGGTCAGCAGAGGAATTAATTCAGTTAAATGATAAAATTTTTCTAGACATAGCAGATAATGAGATAACAGTTTTCCCTAAGATGTTATCATTAATAAAAGATCTACATAAGAGAGGTTTTCCTATGGCTATCGCTTCTGGAAGTAGCCAGTGGATTCTAGATACTATATCTGAAAAAACAGGTGTAGATAGATATATTGATAAAATATACTCTTCAGAGTTAGTTGAGTATGATAAACCAGAGCCAGATGTATATCTTCATGCAGCTAAAAAGTTAGGTGTAAAGCCTGAGGAGTGTTTAGTTTTTGAAGACTCTGCAACAGGATTTCGATCTGCAATTAGAGCAGGGATGAAGTGTATTTGGTTTGATTCCCTAGGAAATAAAAATAAGGATTTAGAAGCTAAAGCTTTTAAGTACTACCCGGATGGACAGGAAAGTTTCGATTTTAAGGATATTGTAAATTTATTAAAATAA
- a CDS encoding formate/nitrite transporter family protein, which yields MNYNRPNQIINIVKEGAIDKASKSYRQLVVLAILGGSYIALGSIFAIIVAGGMIQTSILNPGLVKLVFGLTFPLGFVLVTLAGAELFTSTTAIMSVGVYSRAIKLNELLRVWLISYLGNFLGAIIVVYFFAYSTHIFSTDYYRDFIFSIADKKLSNNFYTTFIKGVGANWLVCLAAFLTYSSKDVIGKIFALWAPVTAFVAMGFEHSIANMFFIPLAKVLGANINFFDFIIKNLLPVTLGNIFGGVVFVGLAYSFVYSERK from the coding sequence ATGAATTATAATAGACCAAACCAGATAATAAATATTGTTAAAGAAGGTGCTATTGATAAAGCCTCGAAATCATATAGGCAACTTGTAGTCTTAGCTATTTTAGGTGGATCATATATCGCTTTAGGCTCTATTTTTGCCATTATTGTAGCTGGTGGTATGATTCAAACTTCTATATTAAATCCTGGTCTAGTTAAACTTGTTTTTGGTCTTACATTCCCCCTTGGTTTTGTTCTTGTAACCCTTGCAGGGGCTGAACTTTTTACTTCAACTACAGCAATTATGTCAGTAGGTGTTTATAGTAGAGCTATTAAACTTAATGAACTCCTAAGGGTATGGTTAATATCTTATCTTGGTAATTTTTTAGGGGCTATAATAGTTGTCTATTTTTTTGCCTATAGTACTCATATATTTTCCACAGATTATTATAGAGATTTTATTTTCTCTATTGCAGATAAAAAATTATCCAACAACTTTTATACAACATTTATTAAGGGAGTAGGGGCTAACTGGTTAGTATGCCTTGCAGCTTTTTTAACATACTCTTCTAAGGATGTTATTGGAAAGATTTTTGCTCTTTGGGCCCCAGTTACAGCCTTTGTAGCTATGGGTTTTGAACACTCTATTGCAAACATGTTTTTTATTCCCCTTGCTAAAGTGTTAGGAGCTAATATCAATTTTTTTGATTTTATCATTAAAAATTTACTACCTGTAACCCTAGGAAATATATTTGGAGGAGTAGTCTTTGTTGGATTAGCTTACTCCTTTGTATACTCTGAAAGAAAATAG
- a CDS encoding RluA family pseudouridine synthase: protein MKRKREIIVQKNEEGQRVDNWLTKRYTYHPLEKWIEYINRGMIKINELDVSPDYIIKNSDKVIYYPEPIIEPPINRNYITVYEDENLLVINKPSDIPCHPGGIYFENTLWYILKEKYEYISLINRLDRETSGVMLIAKNKESAKFYFNQMMDRKIEKIYLVLVHGEVKDKLSGRGYLVPAINSKIRKKRDFIYDPSAKQPDGEGDPNRQFSHTEFEPLVTFDNLTLLKCKILTGRTHQIRATISSLGYPVVGDKIYGVNEDYFFKFINDELTKEEWCRLKLENQALHSWKTTLTLMNGDIKEFTATIPPNWSIPNIKNY from the coding sequence ATGAAAAGAAAAAGGGAAATAATTGTTCAAAAAAATGAAGAGGGTCAAAGAGTTGATAATTGGCTAACAAAAAGATATACCTATCACCCATTGGAGAAGTGGATTGAGTACATTAACAGGGGAATGATAAAGATAAATGAGCTAGACGTATCCCCAGATTATATTATTAAGAACAGTGATAAGGTTATATACTATCCAGAACCTATTATTGAGCCACCTATAAACAGGAATTACATAACAGTTTATGAAGATGAGAATCTACTAGTAATTAATAAACCAAGTGATATCCCCTGTCATCCAGGAGGAATATATTTTGAGAATACTCTTTGGTATATTTTAAAGGAGAAATATGAGTATATATCCCTAATAAACAGGTTAGATAGGGAGACTTCAGGAGTTATGTTAATTGCAAAAAACAAGGAGAGTGCTAAATTCTATTTTAACCAGATGATGGATAGAAAAATAGAGAAGATATATTTAGTATTAGTACATGGTGAAGTAAAGGATAAATTAAGTGGAAGAGGTTATCTTGTCCCAGCAATAAACAGTAAAATTAGAAAAAAAAGAGATTTTATATATGACCCAAGTGCTAAACAACCAGATGGAGAAGGTGATCCAAATAGACAGTTCTCCCATACAGAGTTTGAACCTCTAGTGACTTTTGATAATTTAACTCTACTTAAATGCAAAATCTTAACAGGAAGAACACACCAAATTAGGGCCACTATTAGCAGTCTGGGATACCCTGTTGTCGGTGATAAAATATATGGAGTAAATGAAGACTACTTTTTTAAATTTATAAATGATGAACTAACTAAAGAGGAGTGGTGTAGATTAAAACTTGAAAATCAAGCCCTGCATAGCTGGAAAACAACCCTTACATTAATGAATGGTGATATAAAGGAGTTTACAGCAACAATACCCCCTAATTGGAGTATCCCTAACATAAAAAATTATTAA
- a CDS encoding Hpt domain-containing protein: MNISAFLEEMDNDYDDVNMIVTEFSESIKIQLQNMLEQLGRGDFTTLSREAHSIKGGARNVMAPRLESAAENLEFAAKDFNQNNIKKSLNNLSEEFLVFNKFITENLYINH, translated from the coding sequence ATGAATATAAGTGCATTCTTAGAAGAGATGGATAACGATTATGATGATGTTAATATGATTGTTACAGAGTTCTCTGAATCTATTAAGATACAATTACAAAATATGCTTGAGCAGTTAGGGAGAGGTGACTTTACCACTTTAAGTAGGGAAGCACACTCTATAAAAGGTGGTGCAAGAAATGTTATGGCACCTAGATTAGAGAGTGCAGCAGAGAACCTTGAGTTTGCAGCAAAGGATTTTAACCAGAATAATATTAAAAAATCTTTAAATAATTTAAGTGAAGAGTTTCTTGTATTTAATAAGTTTATTACTGAGAATCTCTATATAAATCATTAG